The proteins below come from a single Juglans regia cultivar Chandler chromosome 12, Walnut 2.0, whole genome shotgun sequence genomic window:
- the LOC109012076 gene encoding Golgi SNAP receptor complex member 1-1-like isoform X2 has translation MDVPSSWDALRKQARKLEAQLDEQMNSYRKVVSTKGMAKTDTSENDFESGIDRLLKQLQQVNSQMQAWVSSGGSEMVSHTLTRHQEILQDLTQEFYRLCSSLRAKKEHASLLEDFREFDCSRLDLEDSVGSAEQALLKEHASISRSTGQTSALHLMHGGRALGFIMKQFYNEMVCSHCFCLCL, from the exons ATGGATGTGCCGAGCTCATGGGACGCCCTTCGCAAACAG GCTCGGAAGCTTGAAGCTCAGTTGGATGAACAAATGAATTCATATCGTAAGGTGGTTTCTACAAAGGGCATGGCAAAAACTGATACTTCAGAGAATGATTTTGAATCTGGGATAGACCGACTGTTAAAACAGCTCCAGCAGGTAAATTCGCAGATGCAAGCTTGGGTATCATCAGGGGGATCAGAAATGGTTTCTCACACCTTGACTAGGCACCAAGAGATTCTGCAAGATCTTACTCAG GAGTTTTATCGTCTCTGCTCAAGCCTCAGAGCTAAGAAAGAACATGCTTCACTCCTTGAGGATTTTAGAGAGTTCGATTGCTCAAGATTAGACTTGGAAGACAGTGTTGGCTCTGCTGAGCAAGCCCTCCTAAAAGAGCATGCATCTATTAGCCGAAGTACAGGACAG ACTTCAGCACTGCACCTTATGCATGGTGGACGAGCCTTGGGATTTATAATGAAACaattttataatgaaatggtttgCTCCCATTGTTTTTGCCTATGCTTGTAA
- the LOC109012075 gene encoding protein FAR1-RELATED SEQUENCE 4-like isoform X1: MGEEEDGMPPRPSTSTSQSYVGPINPYYSPLMRPQNTYQNPNVYHHPFEQNMPYPPSSNPEELRRVEESFQQPYMSYPPSSNPEDLRRVETTLQHPMMPSPYMPDPPLNNTGDLRRETTPASTVPTSPEFEQSFHSNGETVSDVNEEAEGEGTTLVSNDDVQVEAPRSGMEFVSEKELKAYYKRYAKQEGFGVRTQRTKRDDDGRAVYVTIGCARGGKYQPKHNNISRPRPTTKTDCKAKVNATLNKNGIWVFTTVENAHNHSTLSPKKSRLLRSHKCVDEYSQRMLDLNDRASIRMNKNYCALVEARGFENFEFQEKDCRNFIDKARHLRLGKGDGEALNEYFQRMREMNDGFVSVMDVDDDGRLRNVFWADARSRAAYEDFGDVVTFDTTYLTNRYGMPFAPFVGVNHHGQSILLGVGLLSNEDTHTFVWLFRVWLNCMNGRAPKAIITDQDRAMKSAIATVFPKTCHRYCLWHIMRKLPEKLGSHSQFNAGLKTSIQTTIYDSQTCTEFEERWGQLLEKYDLQGNNWLQSLYDERSFWVPVYLKNVFWAGMSMTQRSESMNTFFDEYVHSGTTLKKFIDQFDNALRKKAEVEIMADFNSSNQTIPCVSHFSIEKQFQKLYTNAKFKEVQRELIGLMCCNCTLVSTHECISTFDVLDEICIDDCTKTVHYSVYYNEEECELKCTCALFEMRGILCRHVLRVCQLKKINVLPDMYVLDRWRKDKKRRYTLIKSSYDDLRDNEDARRYEIVIKRCLKLATRISSSDEHVNAFLHYVDEFESKCEGLTIGSKSESTKVRPKVVADKDKKILSPHVVREKGRPLAKRKDPPVEKMATKRKKEQTCRKIFDDETQLGDIPGSDAKQFDERAGVGTQNNIVTQSMPSGNDEMCDHIDA; the protein is encoded by the exons AtgggagaagaggaagatggaaTGCCACCCAGGCCTTCGACGTCGACCTCACAGTCATATGTTGGTCCCATAAATCCATATTACTCGCCATTAATGAGGCCTCAAAATACATATCAAAATCCAAACGTCTACCAT CATCCTTTTGAACAAAATATGCCTTACCCTCCGTCGAGCAATCCGGAGGAGTTGAGGCGAGTTGAAGAGTCATTCCAG CAACCTTATATGTCCTACCCTCCGTCGAGTAATCCGGAGGACTTGAGGCGTGTTGAAACGACCCTCCAG CATCCTATGATGCCTTCTCCTTATATGCCCGACCCTCCGTTGAATAATACCGGAGACTTGAGGCGAGAAACGACTCCTGCTTCAACTGTGCCAACTAGTCCGGAATTTGAACAAAGTTTTCATTCTAATGGTG AAACTGTATCCGATGTAAATGAAGAAGCGGAGGGGGAGGGTACCACTCTTGTCTCGAATGATGATGTACAAGTTGAAGCACCAAGATCCGGTATGGAATTTGTGAGTGAGAAAGAGCTTAAGGCCTATTATAAGCGATATGCCAAGCAAGAGGGTTTTGGTGTAAGGACGCAAAGGACAAAGAGAGATGATGATGGGAGGGCTGTCTATGTGACAATTGGTTGTGCTCGTGGCGGCAAGTACCAACCTAAACACAATAATATCTCGAGGCCACGGCCAACAACTAAAACAGATTGTAAGGCAAAGGTAAATGCAACCTTGAACAAAAATGGCATATGGGTTTTCACCACTGTTGAAAATGCACACAACCATAGTACTTTGAGCCCCAAGAAGTCCAGACTTTTGAGATCTCACAAGTGTGTAGATGAATACAGTCAAAGGATGCTTGATTTGAATGATAGAGCAAGTATTCGAATGAACAAGAATTATTGTGCACTTGTTGAGGCGAGGGGGTTTgagaattttgaatttcaagagAAAGATTGTCGAAATTTCATTGACAAGGCTAGACATTTAAGGTTGGGTAAAGGAGATGGCGAAGCACTTAATGAATACTTtcagagaatgagagagatgaATGATGGCTTCGTTTCTGTCATGGACGTGGATGATGATGGCAGGTTACGAAATGTGTTCTGGGCTGATGCACGAAGTAGAGCAGCATATGAGGATTTCGGAGATGTTGTGACCTTCGATACgacatacctaacaaataggtATGGGATGCCTTTTGCCCCATTTGTTGGTGTTAACCATCATGGGCAGTCCATACTATTAGGGGTGGGGTTGCTATCAAACGAGGACACACATACTTTTGTTTGGTTGTTCCGAGTATGGTTGAATTGCATGAATGGTCGAGCGCCAAAAGCCATCATAACCGACCAAGATCGAGCAATGAAGAGTGCTATTGCCACTGTATTTCCCAAAACCTGTCATAGATATTGTCTATGGCATATAATGCGCAAACTTCCAGAGAAGTTAGGATCTCACTCACAATTCAATGCAGGGTTGAAGACTTCCATTCAGACTACAATATATGATTCACAGACTTGCACAGAATTTGAGGAGAGGTGGGGTCAACTACTTGAGAAGTATGATCTTCAAGGCAATAACTGGCTTCAGTCCTTATACGACGAAAGGTCTTTTTGGGTTCCGGTTTACTTGAAGAATGTATTTTGGGCTGGTATGAGCATGACACAACGGTCGGAAAGCATGAATACTTTTTTCGACGAGTATGTCCATTCTGGTACaactttgaagaaattcattGATCAATTTGATAATGCTCTAAGAAAGAAGGCGGAGGTAGAAATAATGGCTGATTTCAATTCTAGCAACCAAACGATCCCCTGCGTGTCCCATTTCAGCATTGAGAagcaatttcaaaagttatataCAAATGCAAAGTTTAAAGAGGTCCAAAGGGAGCTGATAGGCCTAATGTGTTGTAATTGCACACTTGTAAGCACACATGAGTGCATTTCAACCTTTGATGTCTTGGATGAAATATGTATTGATGACTGCACCAAAACAGTCCATTACTCAGTTTACTATAACGAAGAGGAGTGCGAGTTAAAATGCACGTGTGCATTGTTTGAGATGAGGGGGATTCTATGTAGGCATGTACTTAGAGTTTGTCAATTGAAGAAGATTAATGTGCTGCCAGATATGTATGTCTTGGATCGCTGGAGAAAGGATAAGAAGAGGAGATACACATTGATCAAAAGTAGTTATGATGACTTGCGGGATAATGAAGACGCACGGAGGTATGAGATTGTGATTAAAAGATGTTTGAAATTAGCAACGCGTATATCCTCAAGTGATGAGCATGTCAATGCATTCTTGCACTATGTCGATGAGTTTGAGTCAAAGTGTGAAGGTTTAACAATTGGGTCCAAATCCGAATCAACAAAGGTCAGACCAAAGGTAGTCGCGGATAAGGATAAAAAGATATTAAGCCCTCACGTTGTCCGAGAGAAAGGGAGACCCCTAGCCAAAAGAAAGGATCCACCCGTGGAGAAGATggcaacaaagagaaagaaggaacAG ACTTGTAGGAAAATCTTTGATGATGAAACACAATTGGGTGACATCCCAGGATCTGATGCCAAACAATTTGATGAGAGGGCTGGTGTTGGAACACAAAACAACATTGTCACACAATCGATGCCATCAGGAAATGATGAG ATGTGTGACCATATTGATGCATAA
- the LOC109012075 gene encoding protein FAR1-RELATED SEQUENCE 4-like isoform X2, giving the protein MGEEEDGMPPRPSTSTSQSYVGPINPYYSPLMRPQNTYQNPNVYHHPFEQNMPYPPSSNPEELRRVEESFQQPYMSYPPSSNPEDLRRVETTLQHPMMPSPYMPDPPLNNTGDLRRETTPASTVPTSPEFEQSFHSNGEAEGEGTTLVSNDDVQVEAPRSGMEFVSEKELKAYYKRYAKQEGFGVRTQRTKRDDDGRAVYVTIGCARGGKYQPKHNNISRPRPTTKTDCKAKVNATLNKNGIWVFTTVENAHNHSTLSPKKSRLLRSHKCVDEYSQRMLDLNDRASIRMNKNYCALVEARGFENFEFQEKDCRNFIDKARHLRLGKGDGEALNEYFQRMREMNDGFVSVMDVDDDGRLRNVFWADARSRAAYEDFGDVVTFDTTYLTNRYGMPFAPFVGVNHHGQSILLGVGLLSNEDTHTFVWLFRVWLNCMNGRAPKAIITDQDRAMKSAIATVFPKTCHRYCLWHIMRKLPEKLGSHSQFNAGLKTSIQTTIYDSQTCTEFEERWGQLLEKYDLQGNNWLQSLYDERSFWVPVYLKNVFWAGMSMTQRSESMNTFFDEYVHSGTTLKKFIDQFDNALRKKAEVEIMADFNSSNQTIPCVSHFSIEKQFQKLYTNAKFKEVQRELIGLMCCNCTLVSTHECISTFDVLDEICIDDCTKTVHYSVYYNEEECELKCTCALFEMRGILCRHVLRVCQLKKINVLPDMYVLDRWRKDKKRRYTLIKSSYDDLRDNEDARRYEIVIKRCLKLATRISSSDEHVNAFLHYVDEFESKCEGLTIGSKSESTKVRPKVVADKDKKILSPHVVREKGRPLAKRKDPPVEKMATKRKKEQTCRKIFDDETQLGDIPGSDAKQFDERAGVGTQNNIVTQSMPSGNDEMCDHIDA; this is encoded by the exons AtgggagaagaggaagatggaaTGCCACCCAGGCCTTCGACGTCGACCTCACAGTCATATGTTGGTCCCATAAATCCATATTACTCGCCATTAATGAGGCCTCAAAATACATATCAAAATCCAAACGTCTACCAT CATCCTTTTGAACAAAATATGCCTTACCCTCCGTCGAGCAATCCGGAGGAGTTGAGGCGAGTTGAAGAGTCATTCCAG CAACCTTATATGTCCTACCCTCCGTCGAGTAATCCGGAGGACTTGAGGCGTGTTGAAACGACCCTCCAG CATCCTATGATGCCTTCTCCTTATATGCCCGACCCTCCGTTGAATAATACCGGAGACTTGAGGCGAGAAACGACTCCTGCTTCAACTGTGCCAACTAGTCCGGAATTTGAACAAAGTTTTCATTCTAATGGTG AAGCGGAGGGGGAGGGTACCACTCTTGTCTCGAATGATGATGTACAAGTTGAAGCACCAAGATCCGGTATGGAATTTGTGAGTGAGAAAGAGCTTAAGGCCTATTATAAGCGATATGCCAAGCAAGAGGGTTTTGGTGTAAGGACGCAAAGGACAAAGAGAGATGATGATGGGAGGGCTGTCTATGTGACAATTGGTTGTGCTCGTGGCGGCAAGTACCAACCTAAACACAATAATATCTCGAGGCCACGGCCAACAACTAAAACAGATTGTAAGGCAAAGGTAAATGCAACCTTGAACAAAAATGGCATATGGGTTTTCACCACTGTTGAAAATGCACACAACCATAGTACTTTGAGCCCCAAGAAGTCCAGACTTTTGAGATCTCACAAGTGTGTAGATGAATACAGTCAAAGGATGCTTGATTTGAATGATAGAGCAAGTATTCGAATGAACAAGAATTATTGTGCACTTGTTGAGGCGAGGGGGTTTgagaattttgaatttcaagagAAAGATTGTCGAAATTTCATTGACAAGGCTAGACATTTAAGGTTGGGTAAAGGAGATGGCGAAGCACTTAATGAATACTTtcagagaatgagagagatgaATGATGGCTTCGTTTCTGTCATGGACGTGGATGATGATGGCAGGTTACGAAATGTGTTCTGGGCTGATGCACGAAGTAGAGCAGCATATGAGGATTTCGGAGATGTTGTGACCTTCGATACgacatacctaacaaataggtATGGGATGCCTTTTGCCCCATTTGTTGGTGTTAACCATCATGGGCAGTCCATACTATTAGGGGTGGGGTTGCTATCAAACGAGGACACACATACTTTTGTTTGGTTGTTCCGAGTATGGTTGAATTGCATGAATGGTCGAGCGCCAAAAGCCATCATAACCGACCAAGATCGAGCAATGAAGAGTGCTATTGCCACTGTATTTCCCAAAACCTGTCATAGATATTGTCTATGGCATATAATGCGCAAACTTCCAGAGAAGTTAGGATCTCACTCACAATTCAATGCAGGGTTGAAGACTTCCATTCAGACTACAATATATGATTCACAGACTTGCACAGAATTTGAGGAGAGGTGGGGTCAACTACTTGAGAAGTATGATCTTCAAGGCAATAACTGGCTTCAGTCCTTATACGACGAAAGGTCTTTTTGGGTTCCGGTTTACTTGAAGAATGTATTTTGGGCTGGTATGAGCATGACACAACGGTCGGAAAGCATGAATACTTTTTTCGACGAGTATGTCCATTCTGGTACaactttgaagaaattcattGATCAATTTGATAATGCTCTAAGAAAGAAGGCGGAGGTAGAAATAATGGCTGATTTCAATTCTAGCAACCAAACGATCCCCTGCGTGTCCCATTTCAGCATTGAGAagcaatttcaaaagttatataCAAATGCAAAGTTTAAAGAGGTCCAAAGGGAGCTGATAGGCCTAATGTGTTGTAATTGCACACTTGTAAGCACACATGAGTGCATTTCAACCTTTGATGTCTTGGATGAAATATGTATTGATGACTGCACCAAAACAGTCCATTACTCAGTTTACTATAACGAAGAGGAGTGCGAGTTAAAATGCACGTGTGCATTGTTTGAGATGAGGGGGATTCTATGTAGGCATGTACTTAGAGTTTGTCAATTGAAGAAGATTAATGTGCTGCCAGATATGTATGTCTTGGATCGCTGGAGAAAGGATAAGAAGAGGAGATACACATTGATCAAAAGTAGTTATGATGACTTGCGGGATAATGAAGACGCACGGAGGTATGAGATTGTGATTAAAAGATGTTTGAAATTAGCAACGCGTATATCCTCAAGTGATGAGCATGTCAATGCATTCTTGCACTATGTCGATGAGTTTGAGTCAAAGTGTGAAGGTTTAACAATTGGGTCCAAATCCGAATCAACAAAGGTCAGACCAAAGGTAGTCGCGGATAAGGATAAAAAGATATTAAGCCCTCACGTTGTCCGAGAGAAAGGGAGACCCCTAGCCAAAAGAAAGGATCCACCCGTGGAGAAGATggcaacaaagagaaagaaggaacAG ACTTGTAGGAAAATCTTTGATGATGAAACACAATTGGGTGACATCCCAGGATCTGATGCCAAACAATTTGATGAGAGGGCTGGTGTTGGAACACAAAACAACATTGTCACACAATCGATGCCATCAGGAAATGATGAG ATGTGTGACCATATTGATGCATAA
- the LOC109012075 gene encoding protein FAR1-RELATED SEQUENCE 4-like isoform X3, with protein MPYPPSSNPEELRRVEESFQQPYMSYPPSSNPEDLRRVETTLQHPMMPSPYMPDPPLNNTGDLRRETTPASTVPTSPEFEQSFHSNGETVSDVNEEAEGEGTTLVSNDDVQVEAPRSGMEFVSEKELKAYYKRYAKQEGFGVRTQRTKRDDDGRAVYVTIGCARGGKYQPKHNNISRPRPTTKTDCKAKVNATLNKNGIWVFTTVENAHNHSTLSPKKSRLLRSHKCVDEYSQRMLDLNDRASIRMNKNYCALVEARGFENFEFQEKDCRNFIDKARHLRLGKGDGEALNEYFQRMREMNDGFVSVMDVDDDGRLRNVFWADARSRAAYEDFGDVVTFDTTYLTNRYGMPFAPFVGVNHHGQSILLGVGLLSNEDTHTFVWLFRVWLNCMNGRAPKAIITDQDRAMKSAIATVFPKTCHRYCLWHIMRKLPEKLGSHSQFNAGLKTSIQTTIYDSQTCTEFEERWGQLLEKYDLQGNNWLQSLYDERSFWVPVYLKNVFWAGMSMTQRSESMNTFFDEYVHSGTTLKKFIDQFDNALRKKAEVEIMADFNSSNQTIPCVSHFSIEKQFQKLYTNAKFKEVQRELIGLMCCNCTLVSTHECISTFDVLDEICIDDCTKTVHYSVYYNEEECELKCTCALFEMRGILCRHVLRVCQLKKINVLPDMYVLDRWRKDKKRRYTLIKSSYDDLRDNEDARRYEIVIKRCLKLATRISSSDEHVNAFLHYVDEFESKCEGLTIGSKSESTKVRPKVVADKDKKILSPHVVREKGRPLAKRKDPPVEKMATKRKKEQTCRKIFDDETQLGDIPGSDAKQFDERAGVGTQNNIVTQSMPSGNDEMCDHIDA; from the exons ATGCCTTACCCTCCGTCGAGCAATCCGGAGGAGTTGAGGCGAGTTGAAGAGTCATTCCAG CAACCTTATATGTCCTACCCTCCGTCGAGTAATCCGGAGGACTTGAGGCGTGTTGAAACGACCCTCCAG CATCCTATGATGCCTTCTCCTTATATGCCCGACCCTCCGTTGAATAATACCGGAGACTTGAGGCGAGAAACGACTCCTGCTTCAACTGTGCCAACTAGTCCGGAATTTGAACAAAGTTTTCATTCTAATGGTG AAACTGTATCCGATGTAAATGAAGAAGCGGAGGGGGAGGGTACCACTCTTGTCTCGAATGATGATGTACAAGTTGAAGCACCAAGATCCGGTATGGAATTTGTGAGTGAGAAAGAGCTTAAGGCCTATTATAAGCGATATGCCAAGCAAGAGGGTTTTGGTGTAAGGACGCAAAGGACAAAGAGAGATGATGATGGGAGGGCTGTCTATGTGACAATTGGTTGTGCTCGTGGCGGCAAGTACCAACCTAAACACAATAATATCTCGAGGCCACGGCCAACAACTAAAACAGATTGTAAGGCAAAGGTAAATGCAACCTTGAACAAAAATGGCATATGGGTTTTCACCACTGTTGAAAATGCACACAACCATAGTACTTTGAGCCCCAAGAAGTCCAGACTTTTGAGATCTCACAAGTGTGTAGATGAATACAGTCAAAGGATGCTTGATTTGAATGATAGAGCAAGTATTCGAATGAACAAGAATTATTGTGCACTTGTTGAGGCGAGGGGGTTTgagaattttgaatttcaagagAAAGATTGTCGAAATTTCATTGACAAGGCTAGACATTTAAGGTTGGGTAAAGGAGATGGCGAAGCACTTAATGAATACTTtcagagaatgagagagatgaATGATGGCTTCGTTTCTGTCATGGACGTGGATGATGATGGCAGGTTACGAAATGTGTTCTGGGCTGATGCACGAAGTAGAGCAGCATATGAGGATTTCGGAGATGTTGTGACCTTCGATACgacatacctaacaaataggtATGGGATGCCTTTTGCCCCATTTGTTGGTGTTAACCATCATGGGCAGTCCATACTATTAGGGGTGGGGTTGCTATCAAACGAGGACACACATACTTTTGTTTGGTTGTTCCGAGTATGGTTGAATTGCATGAATGGTCGAGCGCCAAAAGCCATCATAACCGACCAAGATCGAGCAATGAAGAGTGCTATTGCCACTGTATTTCCCAAAACCTGTCATAGATATTGTCTATGGCATATAATGCGCAAACTTCCAGAGAAGTTAGGATCTCACTCACAATTCAATGCAGGGTTGAAGACTTCCATTCAGACTACAATATATGATTCACAGACTTGCACAGAATTTGAGGAGAGGTGGGGTCAACTACTTGAGAAGTATGATCTTCAAGGCAATAACTGGCTTCAGTCCTTATACGACGAAAGGTCTTTTTGGGTTCCGGTTTACTTGAAGAATGTATTTTGGGCTGGTATGAGCATGACACAACGGTCGGAAAGCATGAATACTTTTTTCGACGAGTATGTCCATTCTGGTACaactttgaagaaattcattGATCAATTTGATAATGCTCTAAGAAAGAAGGCGGAGGTAGAAATAATGGCTGATTTCAATTCTAGCAACCAAACGATCCCCTGCGTGTCCCATTTCAGCATTGAGAagcaatttcaaaagttatataCAAATGCAAAGTTTAAAGAGGTCCAAAGGGAGCTGATAGGCCTAATGTGTTGTAATTGCACACTTGTAAGCACACATGAGTGCATTTCAACCTTTGATGTCTTGGATGAAATATGTATTGATGACTGCACCAAAACAGTCCATTACTCAGTTTACTATAACGAAGAGGAGTGCGAGTTAAAATGCACGTGTGCATTGTTTGAGATGAGGGGGATTCTATGTAGGCATGTACTTAGAGTTTGTCAATTGAAGAAGATTAATGTGCTGCCAGATATGTATGTCTTGGATCGCTGGAGAAAGGATAAGAAGAGGAGATACACATTGATCAAAAGTAGTTATGATGACTTGCGGGATAATGAAGACGCACGGAGGTATGAGATTGTGATTAAAAGATGTTTGAAATTAGCAACGCGTATATCCTCAAGTGATGAGCATGTCAATGCATTCTTGCACTATGTCGATGAGTTTGAGTCAAAGTGTGAAGGTTTAACAATTGGGTCCAAATCCGAATCAACAAAGGTCAGACCAAAGGTAGTCGCGGATAAGGATAAAAAGATATTAAGCCCTCACGTTGTCCGAGAGAAAGGGAGACCCCTAGCCAAAAGAAAGGATCCACCCGTGGAGAAGATggcaacaaagagaaagaaggaacAG ACTTGTAGGAAAATCTTTGATGATGAAACACAATTGGGTGACATCCCAGGATCTGATGCCAAACAATTTGATGAGAGGGCTGGTGTTGGAACACAAAACAACATTGTCACACAATCGATGCCATCAGGAAATGATGAG ATGTGTGACCATATTGATGCATAA